The Raphanus sativus cultivar WK10039 chromosome 2, ASM80110v3, whole genome shotgun sequence genome includes a region encoding these proteins:
- the LOC108832716 gene encoding F-box protein DOR-like translates to MKTRRQHAAAEEALTISRRSTLLSPFSIGNSETIPIDLILEIFWRLPANSIAKCRCVSKFWDSTLRRADFTELYITRSLALRPQLLLSCVENEELFLFSIPQVQNQDSVTANYHSRFPCGGRSSKIVGPVRGLVCFTHLKKYKRTAPVICNPSTGQSLALPNVKTRSTLVNSFLGFDPVGKQFKILALTTRDYHNCEEHQVLTLGTKRKMSWRKIECSVSHYFMHITHGICIDGVVYYVAGVNGPPMANGIVCFDVRFEKFSVVNRDEEMALWSQSTLVNYKGALGALLSEGFTEVTGETKCFELWVLVDAEKHEWSKHISICLPPLWKDIVADATLFFVGVTATDEIVLSPTYVSEPYYYSSEPYCFYVYYYNIESNTIQRVEIQGMDAFKDCSVRISLNHVEDVKLLQYI, encoded by the coding sequence ATGAAAACACGGAGGCAGCACGCCGCCGCCGAGGAGGCTCTAACCATTTCCAGACGCAGTACACTACTATCTCCATTCTCGATCGGAAACTCAGAGACGATCCCAATCGATCTCATACTCGAAATCTTCTGGAGATTGCCGGCTAACTCCATAGCGAAATGCCGCTGCGTATCCAAGTTCTGGGACTCCACACTCCGCCGCGCAGATTTCACGGAGCTTTACATCACCAGGTCTCTTGCTCTTCGTCCGCAGCTCTTGCTCTCTTGCGTGGAGAACGAGGAGCTGTTCTTGTTCTCCATACCCCAGGTCCAAAATCAAGATTCTGTAACCGCCAATTATCACTCGAGGTTCCCCTGTGGAGGACGCTCCTCTAAAATCGTCGGTCCGGTCCGCGGTTTAGTCTGTTTTACGCATCTTAAAAAGTATAAGAGAACCGCGCCGGTTATATGTAACCCTAGCACGGGACAATCTTTAGCTCTACCCAACGTGAAGACAAGGAGTACTCTCGTGAACAGTTTTCTTGGATTTGATCCGGTTGGTAAACAGTTCAAGATATTGGCACTGACCACGAGGGATTATCATAATTGCGAAGAGCATCAGGTTCTGACTCTAGGGACTAAGAGAAAGATGTCTTGGAGGAAGATTGAGTGTTCGGTGTCCCATTATTTTATGCATATTACTCATGGGATATGCATCGATGGTGTTGTGTATTATGTAGCTGGTGTGAATGGGCCTCCGATGGCTAATGGTATAGTTTGCTTTGATGTTAGGTTTGAGAAGTTTAGTGTTGTTAATAGGGATGAGGAGATGGCATTGTGGAGTCAATCAACTCTTGTGAACTACAAGGGTGCATTAGGTGCGCTTTTGTCTGAAGGGTTTACCGAAGTTACCGGAGAAACTAAATGTTTTGAGTTGTGGGTTTTGGTAGATGCTGAGAAACATGAATGGTCGAAGCATATATCCATATGTCTGCCCCCGTTGTGGAAGGACATAGTTGCAGATGCCACTTTGTTCTTTGTTGGTGTCACTGCTACAGATGAAATCGTGTTGTCGCCGACCTATGTATCCGAGCCTTACTACTATTCATCCGAGCCTTACTGTTTCTATGTTTACTACTACAACATCGAGAGCAATACAATCCAAAGAGTTGAAATCCAGGGAATGGATGCGTTTAAGGATTGTAGTGTTCGCATCTCTCTAAACCATGTAGAGGACGTGAAGCTTTTGCAATATATTTAG
- the LOC108829801 gene encoding LOW QUALITY PROTEIN: putative F-box protein At3g23960 (The sequence of the model RefSeq protein was modified relative to this genomic sequence to represent the inferred CDS: inserted 1 base in 1 codon): protein MKTSRRNTQSPVSVGNSETIPIDLIIEILLRLPAKWIPKCCCVSKSWAYVLGREYFTELFITRSRARPHILLSCIENSEESLLFSIPQVQKPDVIAANYIMRLPSTHYSENIGSLCGLVCFTHLKSRKKXPVICNPSTRQFLTLPHVKTKSVVVNSFLGFDPIDKQFKILSMTSRTHINCEEYQVLTLGTKKKMSWRMIECCIPHSYVQNDGICIDGVIYYVTMANWRPRAISIICFDIRSEKFKVINKANEMSLWSLSTLVNYKGTLGALLSEGCAKVTRETKCFELWVLVDADKHEWSKHISISLPLLWKDIVAEVRIYFVGVTGTDEIVLSPCYLSCLS, encoded by the exons ATGAAAACATCCCGACGCAACACACAATCTCCGGTCTCAGTTGGAAACTCAGAGACGATCCCTATTGATCTCATCATCGAAATACTCTTGAGGTTGCCGGCGAAGTGGATACCTAAATGTTGCTGTGTATCCAAGTCTTGGGCTTACGTACTCGGCCGTGAATATTTCACGGAGCTTTTCATCACCAGGTCTCGAGCTCGTCCGCATATCTTGCTCTCTTGCATAGAAAACAGTGAAGAGTCGTTGTTATTCTCGATACCTCAAGTCCAAAAGCCAGATGTTATAGCCGCCAATTATATTATGAGGTTGCCTTCTACACATTACTCTGAAAATATTGGTTCTCTCTGCGGTTTAGTCTGTTTTACACATCTTAAGTCTCGTAAAA AGCCGGTGATATGTAACCCTAGCACAAGACAATTCTTAACTTTACCCCACGTGAAGACCAAGAGTGTTGTGGTGAACAGTTTTCTTGGGTTTGATCCAATTGATAAACAATTCAAGATATTGTCCATGACCTCGAGGACTCATATAAATTGTGAAGAGTATCAAGTTCTGACTTTAGGGACTAAGAAAAAGATGTCTTGGAGAATGATCGAATGTTGCATACCCCATTCTTATGTTCAAAATGATGGGATATGCATCGATGgtgttatatattatgtaactATGGCCAATTGGCGTCCAAGGGCTATTAGTATAATTTGCTTTGATATTAGGTCTGAGAAGttcaaagttattaataaaGCTAACGAGATGTCACTATGGAGTTTATCAACTCTTGTAAATTACAAGGGTACATTAGGTGCTCTTTTGTCTGAAGGGTGCGCCAAAGTTACCAGAGAAACTAAATGTTTTGAGCTGTGGGTTTTAGTAGATGCTGATAAACATGAATGGTCGAAGCATATATCCATTTCGCTGCCCCTGTTGTGGAAGGATATAGTTGCAGAGGTCAGGATATATTTTGTTGGAGTGACTGGTACAGATGAAATCGTGTTGTCGCCATGCTATTTATCTTGTTTATCCTAG